TTCATTCTCTGTCAAATCCTCTGTTCTATATTGATAGGTCTTTCGTTGGGACGCACAACTGTGCGCCCCTACAACGTGTTGCTTTTGTAAGGTGCTAATACTTTATAGAGTTCAGTTAATGATGTTTATTCCTCAGAGACCCTACTAACCCACGCCATTCCCGTCAACGGAGGGAACCTCTGCACGGAATTGGCTCCGCTTACAAAGCTACGGTGTATACACAAGTATGAAATAGCTAATGAGCTTGTGTTGAACTTTCGTTTTACCCCACCCTAACCCTCACGCCAGTCGCTCATGGGGGAAACCCCTTGGCGCTAGCCTCTCCCCTTGGGAGAAGACCGCGCTGGCTCCCCTTATTAAGGGGAGGGAACTAGATTTCTTATTTCCCCCCTTTATAAGGGGGGATTAAGGGGGGTAATTTGACTGGTGTGTACACCGTAGCCTTAAAAAGGGGGGCTTACTTCTAAAGAGGGATCAAGCGTTAACTGAACCGTATTTGTATTGAACTGCTCGCATTTAAATACCAGCAGTAGCGAAAAATTTCAGATGTACGTAGATGTCTACGGCTCTGCTAAACTCGTTATCAAAACGAGAATACAGCTACTTTTGTAGATAAAAATTGACTGCGATCGCCAACTTGTTCCTTAATATATATGTTCTTAAAATCACTCTTTATCTTAGTGATTTTCATGGCGCGATCGCTTTTATTTGTACCCTACTATTTAGTTGCTACCGTTTCTAGATGCGACAGTTGGGCAATTTGGGCGACAATCGCTTTGCCGATTTCTAAAGAAGAAGTGGCAGCAGGCGAAGGCGCATTGCAAACATGAATAGAATTTTCACCTTGAACAATCAAAAAGTCGTCTACCAGCGAGCCATTGTTCATTAAAGCTTGAGCGCGGACTCCCGCATGGGTGGGAACTAAATCCTCGGCTTGGACTTCTGGAATCAGTTTTTGCAAACTTCTTACAAAAGCTGCTTTGCTAAAAGAACGAATGATTTCTTGAATGCCTTCAGGCGCGTGTTTTGCTGCTAGTTTCCAGAAACCGGGATAGGTGATGACTTCAGCAAAATCTTTGAAGTCAAAGTCGGTTTTTTTATAACCTTCGCGCTTCAGGCTGAGAACTGCATTTGGCCCTGCATGAACGCTGTTATCAATCATCCGGGTAAAGTGGACACCCAAGAAAGGAAAATCGGGATTGGGAACTGGGTAGATTAAAGTTTTGACCAGGTAGCGTTTTTCTGGGGTGAGTTCGTAATATTCCCCCCGAAATGGGACGATTTTGGCTTGTGGTTCAACTTGACCTAGTTTAGCAATGCGATCGCTATGCAATCCAGCACAGTTGACTATAACCTGCGTTTCAAAGTTGCCTTTATTAGTTTCTACTACCTGATTTTTACCACTTCGGGAGATTTTTAGAACTTTTGTATTGAGGCGTAAATCTCCCCCCTGCTTTTGGATTAACTCAGCATATTTCAAACAAACTTGCTTGTAATTAACAATACCAGTTGAAGATACGCGAATTCCACCTACACAGCTAACATGAGGTTCAATTTCTCTGACTGCTTCTGGGCTGATTCTCTGGACTTCTAGTCCATTTTCTAAGCCGCGTTTCAAGAGGCTTTCTAGGCGAGGTAACTCTTGTTCCTCTGTTGCAACAATTACTTTACCGCAAATTTCATGTTCAATTCCATGCTCTTGGCAAAACTCTACCATTGAGCGAGAACCATCACGACAAAACTTAGCTTTGAAACTCCCTGGTTTGTAGTAAATACCAGAATGAATCACGCCGCTATTATTGCCAGTTTGGTGAAATGCTAGCTGGCTCTCTTTTTCTAGTATTAAAATACGTGCGTTGGGATAGCGTTTGCCTAAAGCCAGCCCCGTAGAAAGTCCAACTATTCCCCCACCTATAATCGCAAAATCATACATTCGTGTTATTACACCTGGAGCAAGAGTATCGAAGTGTTTTTTGCTGTTCTAATTTAGTACGTAACGGTAGAAATTAGCATCCTATTTGTCAAAATATCAAAACACAAGCCAGAACACAAGTATTTTTCAATTTTGCGCTAGCCGTTACCATACTTTCCAAGGAGCCTGATTGTTCTTCCACAGCTCCTCTAAGTAGTTTTTATCGCGTAAAGTATCCATTGGTTGCCAAAAACCATTATGTTTGAAAGCAGATAGCTGTTCCATATCAGCTAGCTTTTCTAATGGCTCTTGCTCCCAAACAGTGGAGTCGTTAGCAATTAAGTTGATTACTTCTGGTTCTAGCACAAAATAACCGCCATTAATCCAAGCGCC
This region of Nostoc sp. UHCC 0302 genomic DNA includes:
- the lhgO gene encoding L-2-hydroxyglutarate oxidase, which encodes MYDFAIIGGGIVGLSTGLALGKRYPNARILILEKESQLAFHQTGNNSGVIHSGIYYKPGSFKAKFCRDGSRSMVEFCQEHGIEHEICGKVIVATEEQELPRLESLLKRGLENGLEVQRISPEAVREIEPHVSCVGGIRVSSTGIVNYKQVCLKYAELIQKQGGDLRLNTKVLKISRSGKNQVVETNKGNFETQVIVNCAGLHSDRIAKLGQVEPQAKIVPFRGEYYELTPEKRYLVKTLIYPVPNPDFPFLGVHFTRMIDNSVHAGPNAVLSLKREGYKKTDFDFKDFAEVITYPGFWKLAAKHAPEGIQEIIRSFSKAAFVRSLQKLIPEVQAEDLVPTHAGVRAQALMNNGSLVDDFLIVQGENSIHVCNAPSPAATSSLEIGKAIVAQIAQLSHLETVATK